A genomic window from Microbacterium sp. ET2 includes:
- a CDS encoding DUF2252 domain-containing protein, translating to MGIGERWSPASEAGRLVRKRLPRRDLADLVLPADRDPVGVLEDQHASRLQDLVPVRVGRMLQSPFSFYRGTAAIMAADLRDAPSTELEVVSCGDAHISNFGFFASPERALVFDLNDFDEAGVAPWEWDVRRLTTSVYISGRDIGLSEDGCRDAAFAAADAYREMLRNFCSVSSRERYYTRVDTSSVARHLGKKGEQTVRKAAKKARARTSERVLQRLTTISVHGGIRIVDQPPVLRHVDHATLGEVTDLFTQYRTTLREDIAFLLEQYRVVDFALRVVGVGSVGTRCYLIAVEGPTGDILFLQAKEAPPSVLATYGGRPSLVPGRPGVTDIVEGHRVVAAQRILQANSDPFVGWIRGWAGDSAERHRVDYYWRQFRDMKGSIEPDTLNPDQFRSYGALCASLLARAHGQSPAATAIVGYLGRSEEFAEATASWSAAYADLAEADFEQLRRAVASGRLPAETGV from the coding sequence ATGGGCATTGGCGAGCGATGGTCACCCGCGAGCGAAGCCGGGCGCCTCGTTCGCAAGCGCCTGCCGCGGCGAGACTTGGCCGACCTCGTCCTCCCCGCCGACAGGGATCCGGTCGGCGTCCTGGAAGATCAGCACGCATCCCGCCTTCAGGATCTCGTGCCCGTGCGTGTGGGACGGATGCTGCAGTCGCCGTTCTCGTTCTATCGGGGTACGGCGGCGATCATGGCGGCCGATCTGCGCGACGCGCCCAGCACCGAGCTCGAGGTCGTCTCCTGCGGCGACGCGCACATCTCGAACTTCGGCTTCTTCGCCTCCCCGGAACGCGCGCTCGTGTTCGATCTCAACGACTTCGACGAGGCGGGTGTCGCACCATGGGAGTGGGATGTCCGCCGCCTCACGACGAGCGTCTACATCAGCGGCCGGGACATCGGGTTGAGCGAGGACGGATGCCGCGATGCGGCCTTCGCCGCTGCCGACGCGTATCGCGAGATGCTTCGGAACTTCTGCAGTGTTTCGAGCAGAGAGCGCTACTACACCCGGGTCGACACTTCTTCCGTCGCCCGTCATCTCGGAAAGAAGGGCGAGCAGACGGTCCGCAAGGCGGCCAAGAAGGCGCGCGCCCGCACGTCCGAGCGGGTCCTGCAGCGCCTGACGACGATCTCGGTCCACGGCGGCATCCGGATCGTCGATCAACCTCCCGTTCTGCGCCACGTCGACCACGCGACCCTGGGCGAGGTCACCGACCTCTTCACCCAGTATCGAACGACCCTTCGCGAGGACATCGCGTTCCTTCTGGAGCAGTATCGCGTGGTCGATTTCGCCCTGCGGGTCGTCGGTGTGGGCAGCGTCGGCACCCGTTGCTACCTCATCGCGGTCGAAGGGCCCACGGGCGACATCCTGTTCCTGCAGGCCAAGGAAGCGCCGCCGTCCGTCTTGGCGACCTATGGTGGCCGACCGTCCCTCGTCCCCGGCCGCCCCGGTGTGACCGACATCGTCGAAGGCCACCGCGTCGTCGCGGCACAGCGCATTCTGCAGGCGAATTCCGACCCGTTCGTCGGATGGATCCGCGGCTGGGCCGGCGACTCCGCCGAGCGTCACCGCGTGGACTACTACTGGCGGCAGTTCCGTGACATGAAGGGTTCGATCGAGCCGGACACGCTCAACCCCGACCAGTTCCGCTCCTACGGTGCACTGTGCGCCTCTCTCCTCGCCCGGGCGCACGGGCAGTCGCCCGCCGCCACCGCGATCGTGGGTTACCTCGGTCGATCCGAGGAGTTCGCCGAGGCGACCGCATCCTGGTCAGCCGCGTACGCCGATCTCGCCGAGGCCGACTTCGAGCAGTTGCGCCGGGCTGTCGCATCGGGTCGCCTTCCCGCTGAAACGGGTGTCTAG
- a CDS encoding carbohydrate kinase family protein produces MSRAVVIGDALIDELRDDHGVREFVGGAALNVAVGLARLGVPATLIAMVGDDEAGGRIRSYLDDFGVELLATPSPRGSSRAVSTRSGGGEPTYVFNDAAQHRAVHLGEAERAALDAASVTAISCFPFDDVAQTLALSQAVRASGAPLAIDVNPREGMMHDRAEFVRGFEQLAAGATLVKIGEDDAELLYGEPLDALRARLIDAGAAAVLATQGRAGATVEAGADVVTRPISDLPGRVIDTMGAGDAAFATVIAAIIDGVPADSEAWGDALQKAMDVAAATCRFEGALLRLPSALTAPDLDRLGT; encoded by the coding sequence GTGAGCCGCGCCGTCGTCATCGGCGACGCCCTCATCGACGAGCTGCGCGACGACCACGGCGTCCGGGAGTTCGTCGGCGGCGCGGCCCTGAACGTGGCTGTCGGCCTCGCACGCCTCGGCGTGCCCGCTACCCTCATCGCGATGGTCGGCGACGACGAAGCAGGCGGTCGCATCCGGTCGTACCTCGATGATTTCGGGGTCGAGCTGCTCGCAACCCCGTCGCCGCGCGGCTCGTCGCGCGCGGTGAGCACGCGCAGCGGCGGGGGCGAGCCGACCTACGTCTTCAACGATGCCGCCCAGCACCGCGCCGTGCACCTCGGGGAGGCCGAGCGGGCCGCCCTCGACGCGGCATCCGTCACCGCGATCAGCTGCTTCCCCTTCGACGACGTCGCCCAGACGCTCGCGCTGTCGCAGGCGGTGCGCGCGTCGGGTGCCCCACTCGCGATCGACGTCAACCCGCGGGAGGGGATGATGCACGACCGCGCGGAGTTCGTCCGCGGCTTCGAGCAGCTCGCCGCGGGCGCGACGCTGGTCAAGATCGGCGAAGACGACGCCGAGCTGCTCTACGGGGAACCTCTCGACGCCCTGCGCGCGCGCCTGATCGACGCCGGCGCCGCCGCGGTGCTCGCCACACAGGGCCGCGCGGGCGCGACGGTCGAGGCTGGGGCGGATGTCGTCACCCGCCCGATCTCCGACCTGCCAGGCCGCGTCATCGACACCATGGGGGCGGGGGATGCTGCCTTCGCGACCGTCATCGCCGCCATCATCGACGGCGTCCCCGCGGATTCCGAGGCATGGGGCGATGCGCTGCAGAAGGCCATGGATGTCGCTGCCGCGACCTGTCGCTTCGAGGGCGCGCTCCTGCGCCTCCCCTCGGCGCTGACCGCTCCCGACCTCGATCGCCTGGGAACCTGA
- a CDS encoding FBP domain-containing protein, with amino-acid sequence MSPLTEDDIQTSFVNARPDELQVMALPNDFVLTDWDHLDFLAWRDPRTRGRGYVIAEVDGEAVGVLLRAAEGTSSARSAMCNLCHTMQPADQVALFTARKAGEAGRNGDSVGTYMCADLSCHENVRLAAPLAPSEIRASVDRRIDGTRRRIEAFVESVAQHARSRS; translated from the coding sequence ATGAGCCCGCTGACCGAGGACGACATCCAGACGTCGTTCGTGAATGCCCGTCCCGACGAACTGCAGGTGATGGCCCTGCCGAACGACTTCGTGCTTACCGACTGGGATCATCTGGACTTCCTGGCCTGGCGCGACCCCCGCACCCGGGGCCGCGGGTACGTGATCGCCGAGGTCGACGGTGAAGCCGTCGGTGTGCTGCTGCGCGCCGCCGAGGGCACCTCGTCGGCCCGGTCGGCGATGTGCAATCTGTGCCACACGATGCAGCCGGCCGATCAGGTCGCGCTGTTCACGGCGCGCAAGGCAGGTGAGGCGGGCCGCAACGGCGACAGCGTCGGCACCTACATGTGCGCCGACCTGTCGTGCCACGAGAACGTGCGGCTCGCCGCCCCTCTCGCGCCGAGCGAGATCCGTGCGAGCGTCGACCGGCGCATCGACGGAACCCGTCGCCGCATCGAGGCATTCGTCGAGAGCGTCGCCCAGCACGCGCGGAGCCGGTCGTGA
- a CDS encoding class I SAM-dependent methyltransferase: protein MTHDDGWSALAEGWAARWGGVSAPARQALIAACAIGPEMRVLDVGCGSGEFLAELGAVGARAIGVDSSPAMVAIAARRGDAREADAAALPFADAWFDVVTAVTVLHLTDDLDAAVRECARVLRAGGLLGVAEWSRTGRNDLAVVERALEVALDPDTRGSDSEVDATSDGAEPPHPSALDLVLDAAGFRRVSHGEVQVGVRAADADQLAATVLLGEDEATIHALSAAIETAAEPFQKPDGGYELRNTFRWRVVSRT from the coding sequence GTGACACACGACGATGGGTGGTCCGCCCTCGCGGAGGGCTGGGCCGCGCGGTGGGGCGGAGTGTCGGCGCCCGCGCGTCAGGCGCTCATCGCCGCGTGCGCCATCGGCCCGGAGATGCGCGTGCTCGACGTCGGCTGCGGTTCGGGCGAGTTCCTCGCCGAGCTCGGCGCAGTCGGCGCACGAGCGATCGGAGTCGACTCCTCGCCGGCGATGGTCGCGATCGCCGCTCGGCGCGGGGACGCGCGAGAAGCGGATGCTGCCGCCCTCCCCTTCGCCGATGCCTGGTTCGACGTCGTGACCGCTGTCACCGTCCTCCACCTGACGGATGACCTCGACGCGGCCGTCCGCGAGTGTGCGCGCGTGCTGCGAGCCGGCGGCCTGCTCGGTGTTGCGGAATGGAGCAGAACCGGCCGGAATGACCTCGCTGTCGTCGAGCGGGCCCTCGAGGTGGCGCTGGATCCCGACACACGCGGGTCCGATTCCGAGGTCGACGCCACGTCGGATGGAGCGGAGCCGCCGCATCCATCCGCTCTGGATCTCGTTCTGGATGCCGCGGGATTCCGGCGCGTCTCGCACGGCGAGGTCCAGGTGGGGGTACGGGCCGCCGACGCCGACCAGCTCGCGGCGACGGTGCTGCTCGGCGAGGATGAGGCGACGATCCACGCGCTCTCCGCCGCCATCGAGACCGCGGCGGAACCGTTCCAGAAGCCCGACGGCGGCTACGAGCTGAGGAACACCTTCCGCTGGCGCGTGGTCTCCCGCACCTGA
- a CDS encoding sugar ABC transporter permease yields MALNSNPLTSQPAPALAEALADDRRGAAAAEKAAPAPRRPFGRWFRETGWRHIIGIVMLLFCAFPLAYVLSASLNPGGTLLTANSLFSTFDLGAYFRLFENPSQPYGAWFVNTLVIGLATAFGTVLLGALAAYAFSRMRFTGRRFGLLTLLLVQMFPQLLAFVAIFLLMSAIADIFPALGLNSQLGLIMVYLGGALGVNTYLMYGFFNTVPASIDEAAKIDGAGHARIFFTIILRLVAPILAVVGLLSFLATTNDFVIASVVLSDPDKQTLAVGLYQFVSQETARNWSVFAAGAVLAAIIPVALFLALQRFIVGGLTAGSVK; encoded by the coding sequence ATGGCACTGAACTCCAACCCGTTGACGTCGCAGCCCGCCCCGGCTCTTGCGGAGGCGCTCGCCGACGATCGCCGCGGGGCGGCCGCGGCGGAGAAGGCCGCCCCCGCGCCGCGCCGGCCCTTCGGCCGGTGGTTCCGTGAGACCGGGTGGCGCCACATCATCGGCATCGTCATGCTGCTGTTCTGCGCGTTCCCGCTGGCGTACGTGCTCTCGGCGTCGCTGAACCCCGGCGGCACGCTGCTGACGGCGAACAGCCTGTTCTCCACCTTCGATCTGGGCGCGTACTTCCGGCTGTTCGAGAACCCGTCGCAGCCTTACGGCGCGTGGTTCGTCAACACCCTCGTGATCGGGCTCGCCACCGCGTTCGGAACGGTGCTGCTCGGCGCACTTGCGGCGTATGCGTTCTCGCGCATGCGGTTCACGGGCCGCCGGTTCGGCCTGCTCACCCTGCTGCTGGTGCAGATGTTCCCGCAGCTGCTGGCGTTCGTCGCGATCTTCCTGCTCATGTCGGCGATCGCCGACATCTTCCCGGCGCTCGGACTGAATTCCCAGCTCGGGCTGATCATGGTCTACCTCGGCGGCGCGCTCGGCGTGAACACCTACCTCATGTACGGGTTCTTCAACACCGTGCCGGCGTCCATCGATGAGGCGGCGAAGATCGACGGTGCCGGTCACGCGCGCATCTTCTTCACGATCATCCTGCGCCTGGTCGCTCCGATCCTCGCCGTCGTCGGGCTGCTGTCGTTCCTGGCGACGACGAACGACTTCGTCATCGCATCGGTCGTGCTCTCCGACCCCGACAAGCAGACCCTCGCCGTCGGTCTGTACCAGTTCGTCTCCCAGGAGACCGCGCGCAACTGGAGCGTCTTCGCCGCGGGCGCGGTGCTGGCCGCCATCATCCCCGTCGCGCTGTTCCTTGCGCTGCAGCGCTTCATCGTCGGCGGCCTCACCGCCGGCAGCGTGAAGTGA
- a CDS encoding ABC transporter permease subunit, whose protein sequence is MTIPTLDTDDRASDRRADPATEKRRRRAAAFADAASAGWKVWLFKIVALGIVDAMAIYAILVLVVQEQWVIAVAIAVGVVVLNAIYLIPGLLPAKYLAPGLVFLFIFQIFVVLYTVYIAFTNYGSGHNSDKEDAITSLLQQSQTRVADSATYPVQIASRDGEFFLVVEDPETGDLSVGGNELPLESISSPEAAGYDVLDFSQILANQAEIGALAVPLDDDLNDGYLRTTDGSNAYLFQSSLEWDPVADTMTNTETGVVYRDIGTGAFTADDGTEILPGWQVWVGGENFVRAVTEESIRGPFIAVLIWTFVFAFLSVATTFVLGLFLAVVFNDPKMKSRKYYRVILILPYAFPAFLSALIWAGMFNQDFGFINQVLLGGASIPWLLDPILAKVAILIVNLWLGFPYMFLVCTGALQSIPDDIQEAGRVDGAGVWQVFRHIKFPLLLVSVAPLLISSFAFNFNNFNIVYMLTNGGPRFADASINVGATDILISMVYKVAFVGANRDYGLASAFSIIIFILVAVISYVSFRQTKVLEELN, encoded by the coding sequence ATGACGATTCCGACACTCGACACCGACGACCGCGCATCCGATCGTCGAGCCGATCCGGCCACGGAGAAGCGCCGCCGCCGCGCTGCGGCTTTCGCCGACGCCGCCTCTGCCGGCTGGAAGGTGTGGCTGTTCAAGATCGTCGCCCTGGGCATCGTGGACGCGATGGCGATCTATGCGATCCTCGTCCTCGTCGTCCAGGAGCAGTGGGTCATCGCGGTGGCCATCGCGGTGGGCGTCGTCGTCCTCAACGCGATCTACCTCATCCCGGGACTCCTCCCGGCCAAGTACCTCGCACCCGGTCTGGTGTTCCTCTTCATCTTCCAGATCTTCGTGGTGCTCTACACCGTCTACATCGCGTTCACCAACTACGGATCGGGGCACAACTCCGACAAGGAAGACGCGATCACCTCTCTGCTTCAGCAGTCGCAGACGCGTGTGGCGGACTCCGCGACGTACCCCGTGCAGATCGCCTCGCGCGACGGGGAGTTCTTCCTCGTCGTGGAGGACCCCGAGACGGGCGACCTCAGCGTGGGCGGCAACGAGCTGCCGCTGGAGTCGATCTCCTCGCCCGAGGCGGCGGGCTACGACGTGCTCGACTTCTCGCAGATCCTCGCCAACCAGGCCGAGATCGGCGCACTGGCCGTACCGCTCGACGACGACCTGAACGACGGCTACCTGCGCACCACCGACGGTTCGAACGCTTACCTGTTCCAGTCGAGTCTGGAGTGGGATCCCGTCGCCGACACGATGACCAACACCGAGACGGGCGTGGTCTACCGTGACATCGGCACCGGCGCGTTCACCGCCGACGATGGAACCGAGATCCTCCCTGGATGGCAGGTGTGGGTCGGCGGGGAGAACTTCGTCCGCGCCGTCACCGAGGAATCCATCCGAGGCCCGTTCATCGCGGTTCTGATCTGGACCTTCGTCTTCGCCTTCCTCTCGGTGGCGACCACCTTCGTCCTCGGGCTCTTCCTCGCGGTCGTCTTCAACGACCCGAAGATGAAGAGTCGCAAGTACTACCGCGTCATCCTCATCCTCCCGTATGCGTTCCCGGCGTTCCTGTCGGCCCTGATCTGGGCGGGCATGTTCAACCAGGACTTCGGCTTCATCAATCAGGTCCTGCTCGGCGGCGCCTCGATACCGTGGCTGCTCGACCCCATACTGGCGAAGGTCGCGATCCTGATCGTCAACCTCTGGCTCGGTTTCCCCTACATGTTCCTGGTGTGCACGGGTGCGCTGCAGTCGATCCCCGATGACATCCAGGAGGCGGGTCGCGTCGACGGCGCGGGAGTCTGGCAGGTCTTCCGCCACATCAAGTTCCCGCTTCTGCTGGTCTCGGTCGCCCCGCTGCTGATCTCCTCCTTCGCGTTCAACTTCAACAACTTCAACATCGTCTACATGCTCACCAACGGCGGGCCGAGATTCGCCGACGCGTCGATCAACGTCGGTGCCACCGACATCCTGATCTCGATGGTCTACAAGGTGGCCTTCGTCGGCGCCAACCGCGATTACGGGCTCGCGAGCGCGTTCTCGATCATCATCTTCATCCTGGTCGCCGTCATCTCCTACGTGAGCTTCCGACAGACCAAGGTCCTCGAGGAGCTGAACTGA
- a CDS encoding sugar ABC transporter substrate-binding protein → MKVMNKRALGLSAFLVGGAVVLAGCAGGGGGESSGGTDNGGDSGAAENTLTVWVDADRERALQDVATAFEEEKGIAVDLVVKEYEDIQQDFITQVPSGEGPDITIGGHDWTGAFVQDGVVAPVELGDKAAEFEEVAIAAVTYDGNTYGLPYAIENIALVRNADLVPEAPTNFDDMIAKGTAAGTEYPFVVGLNPQNSDPYHLYPFQTSFGNSVFAQNADGSYDAANLTIGDEAGQQFATWLGQQGAAGVFNLNLDGDLAKEAFNAGQAPFFLTGPWNIADAVDAGVNVAVDPIPSAGGDTARPFAGVQTFFLSSQSENALAANEFLVNYIATPEVQTALFEAGGRAPALTESFEAAQTDPIVAGFAAVGAEAVPMPSIPQMGAVWDDWGTTEVAIIQGSDPVSSWTTMAENIQGKIG, encoded by the coding sequence ATGAAGGTGATGAACAAGCGTGCGCTGGGTCTCAGTGCATTCCTGGTCGGCGGGGCCGTTGTGCTCGCCGGCTGCGCGGGCGGCGGCGGTGGCGAGAGCTCCGGTGGCACCGACAACGGCGGCGACTCCGGCGCAGCCGAGAACACTCTGACGGTCTGGGTCGACGCCGATCGTGAGCGCGCCCTGCAGGATGTCGCGACCGCCTTCGAGGAAGAGAAGGGCATCGCCGTCGACCTCGTGGTCAAGGAGTACGAGGACATCCAGCAGGACTTCATCACCCAGGTCCCGAGCGGTGAAGGCCCTGACATCACGATCGGTGGCCACGACTGGACCGGTGCCTTCGTGCAGGACGGCGTCGTCGCGCCCGTCGAGCTCGGTGACAAGGCGGCCGAGTTCGAAGAGGTCGCCATCGCGGCCGTCACCTACGACGGCAACACCTATGGCCTGCCCTACGCGATCGAGAACATCGCGCTCGTCCGCAATGCCGACCTCGTTCCCGAGGCGCCCACCAACTTCGACGACATGATCGCCAAGGGCACCGCGGCCGGCACGGAGTACCCCTTCGTGGTGGGCCTGAACCCCCAGAACTCCGACCCGTACCACCTCTACCCGTTCCAGACCTCCTTCGGGAACTCGGTCTTCGCCCAGAACGCGGACGGCTCGTACGACGCCGCAAACCTCACCATCGGTGACGAGGCTGGTCAGCAGTTCGCGACGTGGCTCGGCCAGCAGGGTGCCGCGGGCGTGTTCAACCTCAACCTCGACGGCGACCTCGCCAAGGAGGCCTTCAACGCCGGTCAGGCGCCGTTCTTCCTCACCGGCCCCTGGAACATCGCTGACGCGGTGGACGCCGGCGTCAACGTCGCCGTCGACCCGATCCCGTCGGCCGGTGGCGACACCGCCCGCCCGTTCGCCGGTGTGCAGACCTTCTTCCTCAGCTCGCAGTCGGAGAACGCCCTCGCGGCGAACGAGTTCCTCGTGAACTACATCGCGACCCCCGAAGTGCAGACCGCGCTGTTCGAGGCCGGTGGCCGTGCCCCCGCGCTGACCGAGTCCTTCGAAGCCGCGCAGACCGACCCGATCGTCGCGGGCTTCGCCGCGGTCGGAGCCGAGGCCGTGCCGATGCCGAGCATCCCGCAGATGGGTGCCGTGTGGGACGACTGGGGCACCACCGAGGTCGCCATCATCCAGGGTTCCGACCCGGTCTCCAGCTGGACGACCATGGCCGAGAACATCCAGGGCAAGATCGGCTGA
- a CDS encoding YajQ family cyclic di-GMP-binding protein, whose amino-acid sequence MADSSFDIVSKIDRQEADNALNQARKEVEQRYDFKGTDASIEWSGESILIKANSEERAKAVLDVFQTKLIKRGISLKSLDSGEPTASGKEYRIVSTLKEGISQDNAKKIGKIIRDEGPKSVKSQIQGDELRVQSKSRDDLQEVQRLLKAADLDVDLQFVNYR is encoded by the coding sequence ATGGCCGACTCAAGTTTTGACATCGTCTCGAAAATCGATCGGCAGGAAGCCGACAACGCGCTGAACCAGGCACGGAAGGAGGTCGAGCAGCGCTACGACTTCAAGGGCACCGACGCGTCCATCGAATGGAGCGGCGAGTCGATCCTCATCAAGGCGAACTCCGAGGAGCGCGCGAAGGCGGTGCTCGACGTCTTCCAGACCAAGCTCATCAAGCGCGGCATCTCACTGAAGAGCCTCGACTCCGGAGAGCCGACGGCGAGCGGTAAGGAATACCGCATCGTTTCGACGCTCAAGGAAGGCATCTCGCAGGACAATGCCAAGAAGATCGGCAAGATCATCCGAGATGAAGGTCCGAAGTCGGTGAAGTCGCAGATCCAGGGCGACGAGCTGCGCGTGCAGTCGAAGTCTCGCGACGACCTGCAGGAGGTCCAGCGCCTGCTGAAGGCCGCCGACCTGGACGTCGACCTGCAGTTCGTCAACTACCGGTAA
- a CDS encoding DoxX family protein, producing the protein MEFWRSGARWLLAALLAAAGISHLTWGRRGYRIVVPDWSTRTTGLSKDAIVVSSGVAELLLAGAVATIPRERSVGWLVAAFFVAVFPGNMHQWRTGRSAPMLRTDRARFNRLLLQPVLILWALWATR; encoded by the coding sequence GTGGAATTCTGGCGCTCAGGAGCACGATGGCTCCTCGCCGCACTCCTTGCGGCTGCGGGGATCTCTCATCTCACCTGGGGTCGGAGGGGATACCGGATCGTGGTGCCCGACTGGTCGACACGGACGACCGGCCTGAGCAAAGACGCCATCGTCGTGAGTTCGGGCGTCGCGGAACTCCTGCTCGCCGGCGCCGTCGCCACCATTCCCCGGGAACGCAGCGTGGGGTGGCTGGTCGCCGCGTTCTTCGTGGCCGTCTTCCCCGGCAACATGCACCAGTGGCGCACGGGCCGCTCCGCCCCGATGCTGCGGACCGACCGCGCACGATTCAACCGACTGCTCCTCCAACCCGTCCTCATCCTGTGGGCACTATGGGCTACCCGCTGA
- a CDS encoding NADPH:quinone reductase, with protein sequence MRSIVYSQTGDSSVLTAVERDLPQPGPGDVRIRVAVSGVNPTDWKARRNGAAAATFGEVIPNQDGAGVVDAVGDGVDSPAVGDRVWLYLAQHERPTGTAQEYTVVPAERAVALPEGVGFDIAASLGVPAMTAHRALTIHEDGPARLSPGALAGRTVLVAGGAGAVGHAAIQLARWAGATVIATVSSDEKAALAQDAGAHHTVNYNSEDVARRILEIAPGGVEQIVEVSPADNFALDTDVIGNHGSIAYYANNGGDEATIAILPTFAKNVRIQGLLMYTVGERALTAAAEDITAALRDGALPVGESAGLPLTWFDLDDTAAAHDAVENGAIGKVLIDVSGDNQ encoded by the coding sequence ATGCGATCGATCGTGTACTCCCAGACCGGCGACTCCTCTGTCCTCACCGCCGTCGAGCGAGACCTCCCGCAGCCAGGACCTGGCGACGTGCGGATCCGCGTCGCCGTCTCCGGCGTCAACCCCACAGATTGGAAGGCGCGTCGGAACGGGGCTGCCGCCGCGACCTTCGGTGAGGTCATCCCCAACCAGGATGGCGCCGGCGTCGTCGACGCCGTCGGCGACGGGGTCGACTCGCCCGCCGTGGGCGACCGCGTCTGGCTCTATCTCGCGCAGCACGAGCGACCGACGGGAACCGCCCAGGAATACACCGTCGTTCCTGCCGAGCGTGCCGTTGCCCTCCCGGAAGGCGTCGGTTTCGACATCGCCGCCAGTCTCGGCGTTCCGGCGATGACCGCCCATCGCGCCCTCACGATCCACGAGGACGGTCCCGCCCGCCTCTCCCCCGGCGCGCTGGCCGGGCGCACCGTTCTCGTTGCCGGCGGCGCAGGCGCCGTCGGCCATGCGGCCATCCAGCTGGCGCGGTGGGCGGGGGCCACCGTCATCGCGACCGTCTCCAGCGACGAGAAGGCCGCGCTCGCCCAGGACGCGGGCGCGCACCACACCGTGAACTACAACAGCGAAGACGTCGCCCGTCGCATCCTCGAGATCGCTCCTGGCGGAGTCGAACAGATCGTCGAGGTGTCGCCGGCCGACAACTTCGCACTTGACACCGACGTCATCGGCAATCACGGAAGCATCGCCTACTACGCCAATAACGGTGGCGACGAGGCAACGATCGCCATCCTGCCCACTTTCGCGAAGAACGTCCGCATCCAAGGCCTGCTCATGTACACCGTGGGCGAGCGTGCGCTGACGGCGGCCGCCGAGGACATCACCGCGGCGCTTCGCGACGGGGCACTTCCCGTCGGCGAAAGCGCGGGGCTCCCCCTCACGTGGTTCGACCTCGACGACACCGCAGCGGCGCACGACGCGGTGGAGAACGGCGCGATCGGCAAGGTCCTGATCGACGTCTCCGGCGACAATCAGTGA
- a CDS encoding alpha/beta hydrolase, giving the protein MTEGWVPDVLGPPFERLTLSLPDDDEGAVVATLVRLLPRRSLVDFFTGGPRPFADVDVLYVHGWSDYFFQTRLARFWAERGARFYALDLRKYGRSLRPGQTPGYIGDLGDYDADIAAALTAMGREADGTGERRLVLFGHSTGGLTLSLWAARHPDAAAAVVLNSPWLEFQLSASVRQAITPVLDIHSRRRPLDLWPQVDGGFYARAQAEVADADDPVQVDPAWRPERSLPVHVGWMRAIVAGHAAVSKGLGISVPVCVLLSARSVAPTRWDDELTRADSVLVVDDIARAALKLGSSVTIERIDGALHDVFLSRREARAEAYERMERWTTAMLSRH; this is encoded by the coding sequence ATGACCGAGGGCTGGGTGCCGGATGTCCTCGGGCCGCCGTTCGAGCGGCTGACGCTGTCGCTCCCCGACGACGATGAGGGCGCGGTCGTCGCGACGCTGGTGCGGCTGCTGCCTCGCCGCTCGCTGGTGGATTTCTTCACGGGAGGTCCGCGGCCCTTCGCCGACGTCGATGTGCTCTACGTCCACGGCTGGTCTGACTACTTCTTCCAGACGCGTCTGGCCCGGTTCTGGGCCGAGCGAGGCGCGAGGTTCTACGCGCTCGACCTCCGGAAGTACGGCCGGAGCCTCCGTCCCGGCCAGACACCGGGCTACATCGGCGACCTCGGGGATTACGACGCCGACATCGCCGCAGCGTTGACGGCGATGGGGCGGGAAGCGGATGGCACGGGGGAGCGCCGGCTCGTGCTGTTCGGGCACTCGACCGGTGGACTCACGCTGAGCCTGTGGGCCGCACGTCATCCCGACGCGGCGGCTGCCGTCGTCCTCAACAGCCCGTGGCTCGAATTCCAGCTGAGCGCCTCCGTGCGGCAGGCGATCACACCGGTGCTCGACATCCACTCCCGCCGTCGGCCGCTGGATCTCTGGCCGCAGGTGGACGGAGGCTTCTATGCGCGGGCGCAGGCGGAGGTTGCCGATGCCGATGACCCCGTGCAGGTGGATCCGGCGTGGCGGCCGGAACGCAGCCTGCCCGTGCACGTGGGGTGGATGCGGGCGATCGTCGCGGGTCATGCGGCGGTCTCGAAGGGCCTCGGCATCTCGGTACCGGTGTGCGTGCTGCTGTCGGCGCGAAGCGTCGCGCCGACGCGGTGGGATGACGAGCTGACCCGCGCCGATTCGGTGCTGGTGGTCGACGACATCGCGCGCGCGGCGCTCAAGCTCGGATCGTCGGTGACGATCGAGCGGATCGACGGCGCGTTGCACGATGTCTTCCTGTCCCGCCGCGAGGCGCGCGCGGAAGCCTACGAGCGGATGGAACGGTGGACTACGGCGATGCTCAGTCGTCACTGA